In Hahella sp. KA22, one genomic interval encodes:
- a CDS encoding AMP-binding protein produces the protein MSTLQYLENIQGDALITARERMSFAKLRQEADALVVRLKSYSIRRVGILGANDVAWIVADLAAARAGALCAPLPPTLSDEQLRHAIRQAGLEAVICFDAGGVRLRKLWPESRLLQVGGHQLALTGLYSDPMADVDRVAFHVDDEDMLRGVCLNRQTLDAVSASVCASAKLTAQDRHFCLLPLTSLAERVAGTGAALAMGAATIMLPAEQCGFGSTVFNPAELYRSLVDYRASTLLITPELLKPLLSYMQSRSLTLDAMRHVTLIGAPASRRLINAARRQGAPVYAGYCLNEAGSMVCLSTPRAYKPGSVGKPLPHSRVRISEEGEVMVGGALSLGYLGGEPRRPNAQWNSGDLGYMDNEGFLFIRGRKKDVLVTAEGRRISPDWIEAELTGDPQIRQAAVFGAGKSNLVAVIVAEDADELTAIVERVNRRLPEFAQIKAVVGATQAFNVANGLLHSSGRKNREAIQQTYQEDIDAVYELLEATKRMASPKEDSKAGEALS, from the coding sequence ATGAGCACTCTGCAGTATTTGGAAAATATCCAGGGCGATGCGTTGATCACCGCTCGCGAACGTATGAGTTTCGCGAAACTCCGTCAGGAGGCGGATGCGCTTGTCGTCCGTCTGAAAAGCTACTCGATTCGTCGTGTGGGCATCCTGGGCGCCAATGACGTCGCCTGGATTGTCGCCGACCTGGCCGCCGCCCGCGCGGGCGCTCTGTGCGCACCGCTACCCCCGACGCTCAGCGATGAGCAGTTACGTCATGCTATCCGCCAGGCGGGTCTCGAAGCGGTTATCTGCTTTGACGCCGGCGGCGTGCGTCTCCGCAAATTATGGCCGGAAAGCCGTCTATTGCAGGTCGGCGGTCATCAGCTGGCTTTGACCGGTTTATACAGCGATCCCATGGCGGACGTGGACCGGGTCGCTTTTCATGTGGATGACGAGGACATGCTGCGTGGCGTATGCCTGAACCGTCAGACGCTGGACGCCGTGTCCGCGTCGGTGTGCGCCAGCGCCAAGCTCACCGCGCAAGATCGCCATTTTTGTCTATTGCCGCTGACCTCGCTGGCGGAGCGGGTGGCCGGAACCGGCGCCGCCCTGGCGATGGGCGCGGCGACGATCATGCTTCCCGCCGAACAGTGTGGATTCGGCTCCACTGTCTTTAATCCGGCGGAACTCTATCGCAGCCTGGTGGATTATCGCGCCTCCACCCTGCTGATCACCCCGGAACTATTAAAACCCCTGCTCAGTTATATGCAGTCCCGTTCCCTGACTCTGGACGCCATGCGTCATGTGACCCTGATCGGCGCTCCCGCATCCAGGCGTCTGATTAATGCGGCGCGGCGCCAGGGCGCGCCGGTATATGCGGGGTACTGCTTGAACGAAGCTGGCTCGATGGTGTGTTTGAGTACGCCCAGGGCGTATAAGCCAGGCTCTGTGGGAAAACCTTTACCGCACTCGCGGGTGCGTATCAGTGAAGAGGGAGAAGTCATGGTGGGCGGGGCGCTGAGCCTCGGTTACCTGGGCGGCGAGCCGCGTCGCCCCAATGCACAATGGAACAGCGGAGACCTGGGATATATGGACAACGAAGGATTTTTATTTATACGCGGGCGCAAAAAAGATGTGCTGGTGACCGCTGAGGGACGCAGAATCTCCCCGGACTGGATCGAAGCGGAGCTGACCGGAGATCCACAGATCCGGCAGGCGGCGGTATTCGGCGCGGGAAAGTCCAATCTGGTGGCGGTGATCGTAGCGGAAGATGCGGATGAGCTGACCGCCATTGTGGAAAGGGTAAATCGTCGTTTGCCGGAGTTTGCGCAGATCAAGGCGGTGGTTGGCGCAACTCAGGCGTTCAATGTAGCCAATGGATTGCTGCATTCGTCGGGACGTAAAAATCGCGAGGCCATCCAGCAAACCTATCAAGAAGATATCGACGCGGTGTATGAGTTGCTCGAAGCCACTAAACGCATGGCCTCGCCGAAGGAGGACAGCAAGGCAGGGGAGGCGCTGTCTTGA
- a CDS encoding LysR family transcriptional regulator, whose translation MTREQLRIFAAVVSEGGFRAAAKKFYRSQSAISKTIRALEEEIGFLLFQRDRYRPKLTEKGEAFSGKVNELLVKFSDLDSYTRELAMGYEPVIRVAVNHICPLEKVLPSLRECAARYANTQVDFYIETLEGAMQRLQENHADIAITYQERVHASLEAAPFSQIVLKVVATPDYLDNLLRCDNGEPDLCRSTQIVVEDSAIKRLDERYLLVDNGGKWAVNDHNLKKRMILAGLGWGRLPLHEIKDELAQGKLLPVPHIPCDATEKVDLYVLRKLEKPHGPAVRFLWESLTRATQRVGAAEPVAAI comes from the coding sequence ATGACTAGGGAACAGCTACGCATATTCGCCGCAGTGGTGAGCGAAGGCGGGTTCAGGGCGGCGGCCAAAAAATTCTACCGCAGCCAATCCGCGATAAGCAAAACCATACGTGCGCTGGAGGAGGAAATTGGCTTCCTGTTGTTTCAGCGCGACCGATACCGCCCGAAACTGACCGAGAAAGGGGAAGCCTTCTCCGGAAAAGTGAACGAACTTCTGGTGAAATTCTCCGATCTTGACTCCTACACTCGCGAACTGGCCATGGGATACGAGCCCGTCATCCGCGTCGCCGTCAATCACATATGTCCATTGGAGAAAGTGTTGCCGTCTCTGCGCGAGTGCGCCGCGCGCTACGCCAATACTCAGGTGGATTTCTACATTGAAACCCTGGAAGGCGCCATGCAGCGTTTGCAGGAGAACCACGCTGACATCGCCATCACGTATCAGGAGCGCGTGCACGCCTCGCTGGAAGCCGCACCGTTCAGCCAGATTGTCTTGAAAGTCGTGGCCACGCCGGATTATCTCGACAACCTGCTGCGCTGCGACAATGGCGAACCAGATCTCTGCCGAAGCACCCAGATAGTGGTGGAGGACAGCGCCATCAAGCGCCTGGATGAGCGCTATCTGCTGGTGGATAACGGCGGTAAGTGGGCGGTTAACGACCACAATCTGAAAAAGCGCATGATCCTGGCCGGTCTGGGCTGGGGGCGTCTGCCTTTGCATGAAATCAAAGATGAGCTGGCCCAGGGCAAGCTGCTGCCGGTGCCCCATATTCCCTGTGACGCCACTGAAAAAGTCGATCTTTATGTGCTGCGCAAATTGGAGAAGCCTCACGGTCCCGCTGTGCGCTTCTTATGGGAAAGTCTCACCCGGGCGACGCAAAGAGTTGGCGCGGCTGAGCCGGTCGCGGCTATTTGA
- a CDS encoding LuxR C-terminal-related transcriptional regulator has translation MVTKGNDLPTVYRSAPAEDDLLPSLARLSGVPISIREAQTIGLWLCGLSAKESSQVLGLSPRTVETYRENIKNKFSITNKIKFFDLLIRNKLHIPLVLMGGSYITEYQSNHQDQPLQATG, from the coding sequence ATGGTTACAAAAGGAAATGACCTCCCCACTGTGTACCGCAGCGCGCCTGCGGAAGACGATCTGCTGCCGTCGCTAGCGCGGCTGAGCGGCGTTCCAATTTCCATCCGAGAAGCGCAGACCATCGGACTCTGGCTATGCGGTTTATCCGCGAAAGAAAGCAGCCAGGTGCTGGGTTTGTCGCCACGAACGGTGGAGACTTACCGGGAAAACATCAAAAACAAGTTTTCCATCACTAACAAAATCAAGTTCTTTGACTTGCTGATACGTAACAAACTGCACATTCCGCTCGTATTGATGGGAGGCAGTTACATCACAGAGTATCAGTCGAACCATCAGGATCAGCCGTTGCAGGCTACCGGATAA
- a CDS encoding NAD(P)/FAD-dependent oxidoreductase, with amino-acid sequence MSIPKIVVVGGGAGGLELVTRLGNALGKKKRAEVHLVDCNPTHLWKPLLHEVATGSMDSGIDEISYRSHAFFHGFTFHLGKMHSLDRQARTISLAPMHDARGDEISPERTLAYDYLVLALGSQTNDFGTPGAAEYCAFLDSRKQADLFHKNLINTYLRLSSQASEGKPVVLEIGIVGAGATGVELAAELHNTTALLGAYGLKLGPQNLKVTIIEAGPRVLPVLPTRISNAVVEELGKLNIAIKTNTKVTKVTDKGFETGDGEFITADMRVWAAGVKAPDFLQGIDGLETTRNNQVEVLPSLQSTKDDRIFAIGDCASCPQPDGSKVPPRAQSAHQMASHVYVNLRHLLANKPVKSYIYKDHGSLVSLSRYSTVGNLMGNLTGKSMMIEGRIARFVYISLYRLHQIALHGYIKTALIMFSARINKIIRPRLKLH; translated from the coding sequence ATGAGCATACCTAAAATAGTCGTCGTCGGCGGCGGCGCAGGGGGGCTGGAGCTGGTCACCCGCCTGGGCAATGCGCTCGGGAAGAAGAAGCGGGCGGAGGTCCACCTTGTGGATTGCAACCCCACCCACTTATGGAAGCCGTTACTACATGAAGTCGCCACTGGCTCCATGGATTCCGGCATCGACGAAATCAGCTATCGTTCCCACGCTTTCTTCCACGGCTTCACCTTCCACCTCGGCAAAATGCACAGTCTGGATCGCCAGGCGCGCACGATAAGCCTGGCGCCCATGCATGACGCGAGGGGCGATGAAATCAGTCCTGAACGCACGCTCGCTTATGACTATCTGGTGCTGGCCCTCGGCAGCCAGACCAATGACTTCGGCACGCCAGGCGCCGCCGAGTACTGCGCGTTCCTCGACAGCCGCAAACAAGCCGACCTGTTCCACAAGAATCTCATCAACACTTACCTGCGCCTCAGCAGTCAGGCGTCGGAAGGTAAGCCGGTTGTATTGGAAATAGGTATTGTCGGCGCCGGCGCCACAGGCGTGGAACTGGCCGCAGAGCTGCACAACACCACTGCGCTGCTCGGCGCTTACGGTCTGAAGTTAGGCCCCCAGAATCTGAAAGTGACCATCATCGAAGCCGGTCCCAGAGTCTTGCCCGTCCTGCCGACGCGCATCTCCAACGCGGTGGTCGAAGAACTGGGCAAGCTGAACATAGCCATCAAGACCAACACCAAAGTCACCAAGGTCACGGATAAAGGCTTCGAAACCGGCGACGGCGAGTTCATCACCGCCGACATGCGCGTTTGGGCGGCGGGCGTCAAAGCCCCGGATTTTCTCCAGGGCATCGACGGACTGGAAACCACCCGCAACAATCAGGTCGAGGTGTTACCCAGCCTGCAGTCAACCAAAGACGACCGCATCTTCGCTATCGGCGACTGCGCCAGCTGTCCCCAGCCGGACGGCTCCAAAGTACCGCCGCGGGCGCAGTCCGCCCATCAGATGGCCAGCCATGTTTATGTTAACCTGCGCCACCTGTTGGCCAACAAGCCGGTAAAATCCTATATCTATAAGGATCACGGTTCTTTGGTGTCGCTAAGCCGCTACTCCACTGTCGGTAATTTGATGGGGAATCTGACAGGCAAGTCCATGATGATCGAGGGACGCATCGCGCGCTTCGTTTACATTTCCCTGTATCGCCTGCATCAAATCGCTTTGCATGGCTATATCAAAACCGCGTTGATCATGTTTTCCGCGCGCATCAACAAGATCATTCGGCCACGTCTCAAGCTACACTAA
- a CDS encoding TIGR00645 family protein encodes MERFIENLMYSARWILAPIYLGLSLALLALGVKFFQEIFHVMPVIFSMKEADLVLVVLSLIDLALVGGLLVMVMFSGYENFVSQLDIAEGQEKLSWLGKVDSGTLKNKVAASIVAISSIHLLKIFMNAENVEETYLLWYVIIHMTFVVSAFCMGYLDKITRKEH; translated from the coding sequence ATGGAGCGTTTTATTGAAAATTTGATGTATTCAGCGCGCTGGATACTGGCCCCGATTTATCTGGGCTTAAGCCTGGCCTTGTTAGCGTTGGGCGTGAAGTTCTTCCAGGAGATCTTCCATGTAATGCCGGTGATCTTCTCCATGAAAGAAGCGGATCTGGTGCTCGTGGTGCTGTCGCTGATTGATTTGGCTCTGGTTGGCGGCTTGCTCGTAATGGTGATGTTCAGCGGCTATGAAAACTTTGTCTCACAGTTGGATATCGCCGAAGGGCAGGAAAAACTGAGCTGGCTGGGTAAAGTGGATTCCGGCACGCTGAAAAACAAAGTGGCGGCGTCTATTGTCGCTATTTCTTCCATTCATCTGCTGAAAATATTCATGAATGCGGAGAATGTGGAGGAAACCTATTTGCTTTGGTACGTGATCATCCACATGACTTTTGTTGTGTCCGCGTTCTGCATGGGATATCTGGACAAGATCACCCGCAAGGAACACTAA
- a CDS encoding choice-of-anchor N protein — MKQTTTSLKAFVFSSAMLASAGAFALPALQIGIEDGTYDMASEDSVTSATAFTLYALADTGIVDAGLFDFRLSIAVTPKLSTPTDLGSIVVNGITIDITDDMTYGTPPVEAVSSSTDLPGHGIYDTYYYEVDFSFDTGNKATPYNVQDDPDGFALYGGSGDYLYYNAFDFDVSGFTGTGLHFDLYALDFDLKKPIVAFAPFSHDGSYNRREVPEPASLALFGIAIAGLLVFRRRSA; from the coding sequence ATGAAACAAACAACAACCTCACTCAAAGCGTTTGTCTTTTCATCTGCCATGCTCGCCTCAGCTGGAGCATTCGCTCTTCCGGCGTTGCAAATTGGAATTGAAGATGGAACCTATGACATGGCCTCCGAGGATTCGGTAACCAGCGCCACCGCCTTTACACTTTATGCCTTAGCCGATACAGGTATCGTTGACGCTGGTTTATTTGATTTCCGCCTTAGCATCGCCGTCACGCCAAAACTGTCGACGCCGACTGACTTAGGCAGCATTGTCGTCAATGGCATCACCATTGATATTACCGACGATATGACTTACGGCACCCCGCCGGTCGAAGCTGTCTCCAGCAGCACTGATCTGCCAGGACACGGTATTTACGACACTTATTACTACGAAGTCGACTTCTCCTTCGACACAGGTAATAAAGCCACGCCTTACAACGTGCAGGACGATCCCGATGGTTTCGCTCTGTACGGCGGCTCCGGCGACTACCTGTATTACAACGCCTTTGACTTCGATGTTTCCGGCTTTACCGGGACCGGGCTGCACTTTGACCTGTACGCGCTGGACTTCGACTTGAAAAAACCGATAGTAGCATTCGCGCCGTTCTCTCATGACGGCAGCTACAACCGCCGGGAAGTCCCTGAGCCTGCGAGCTTGGCGTTATTCGGCATCGCAATAGCCGGATTACTGGTTTTCCGTCGCCGTTCAGCCTGA
- a CDS encoding glutathione S-transferase: MQLIGSLTSPFVRKIRIQLLEKGLPFSLLEEIPWNADTSVPKFNPLGKVPVLIDEHGEIWFDSPVIAEYIETLETRHRLIPIKSIDAVRVRQLEALADGVCEAAIAIFLEKKRPTERQGPEWITRQEQKVERGLAALEKATVGKHWVYEDHLTLADIAIGSVVGWYDFRFGDSGWRNNHPHLADYVDRLFKRDSFIQTQPPES, translated from the coding sequence ATGCAGCTCATCGGTTCACTTACCAGTCCTTTTGTCAGGAAGATCCGCATACAATTATTGGAAAAGGGGCTTCCGTTTTCCCTGCTGGAAGAGATTCCCTGGAATGCGGATACATCCGTACCGAAATTCAACCCATTGGGCAAAGTCCCCGTATTAATCGACGAACATGGCGAGATCTGGTTTGATTCGCCGGTTATCGCCGAATATATCGAGACTCTGGAAACCCGCCATCGCCTGATTCCAATCAAGTCTATCGACGCAGTCAGAGTACGCCAGTTGGAAGCGCTGGCGGACGGCGTTTGCGAAGCGGCCATCGCCATCTTTCTGGAGAAAAAGCGCCCAACTGAGCGACAAGGCCCGGAATGGATCACCCGTCAGGAGCAGAAAGTAGAGCGCGGCCTGGCCGCCTTGGAAAAGGCCACTGTCGGTAAGCATTGGGTATATGAAGACCACCTCACACTGGCGGACATCGCCATTGGCAGTGTAGTGGGCTGGTATGATTTCCGCTTCGGCGATTCTGGATGGCGCAATAACCACCCGCACCTTGCGGACTATGTGGACCGTTTGTTCAAGCGCGACTCCTTCATTCAGACACAACCACCAGAGTCCTGA
- a CDS encoding SDR family oxidoreductase: MHKDLFQLTGQIALVTGASRGIGESIARTLAQYGAHVIVSSRKIEGCESVAQSIRDQGGSAEAIACHIGEMEQISSLFEQIKEKHGKLDILINNAATNPYFGHVLETDLGVFQKTVDVNIRGYFFMSVEAGKLMRAQKSGKIVNVASVNGVIPGHFQGIYSITKAAVISMTKTFAKECAGLGIRVNALLPGGTDTKFASALTQNEAIRKQLLQHVPMNRIAEPTEMAGAVLYLVSDAASYTTGSVLAVDGGYLIS, translated from the coding sequence ATGCATAAAGACTTATTTCAACTGACGGGACAGATTGCGCTGGTCACTGGCGCCAGCCGCGGGATCGGTGAATCCATCGCCAGGACATTGGCGCAATATGGGGCGCACGTAATTGTGTCCAGTCGCAAAATAGAAGGCTGTGAATCTGTGGCTCAGTCGATTCGCGACCAGGGCGGTTCTGCTGAGGCGATTGCCTGTCATATTGGCGAGATGGAGCAAATATCCTCACTCTTCGAGCAGATAAAAGAAAAGCACGGCAAGCTGGATATCCTGATTAACAACGCGGCCACCAACCCGTATTTCGGACATGTGCTGGAAACGGATCTGGGCGTATTTCAAAAGACCGTTGATGTGAACATCCGTGGTTACTTCTTTATGTCAGTGGAAGCCGGCAAACTCATGCGCGCGCAGAAGAGCGGCAAGATTGTGAATGTGGCGTCGGTCAACGGCGTCATTCCTGGTCACTTTCAAGGCATCTATTCCATCACCAAAGCTGCGGTCATCAGCATGACTAAAACTTTCGCCAAGGAGTGCGCAGGCCTGGGGATTCGAGTGAATGCGTTGCTGCCTGGGGGCACAGACACCAAATTTGCATCTGCGCTTACGCAGAATGAAGCAATACGTAAACAGTTGCTGCAGCATGTGCCGATGAATCGCATCGCAGAACCCACGGAAATGGCTGGCGCCGTGCTGTATCTGGTGAGCGACGCAGCGTCCTATACGACAGGGTCTGTGCTGGCGGTGGACGGCGGTTACCTGATTTCGTAA
- a CDS encoding histidine phosphatase family protein has translation MGAVYLIRHGQASFGDNDYDRLSELGRLQAQRLGTFLVEKGLRLDAWRSGLLMRQIDTASIALNAMGAEAEVLRSHGFNEFDHVAVLAKVLPELAQRDADAAAFVSGKIDRRRSFQKVFEKVIAAWLEKDSWEDMDSWSTFSDRAAQTFEATLEEVGGGRNIAIVTSGGVITAILQKVLGLSSAAAFSMNWSIVNASITKIMYSGGGRRSLAYFNNYSYLQCGRDRSYVTWR, from the coding sequence ATGGGCGCGGTCTATTTAATTCGCCATGGGCAAGCCAGTTTTGGCGATAACGATTACGACAGGTTGTCTGAACTCGGGCGCCTTCAGGCGCAGAGGCTGGGAACATTCCTGGTTGAAAAAGGTCTGCGTCTGGATGCGTGGCGAAGCGGTTTGCTGATGCGTCAGATAGACACCGCATCCATAGCGCTCAACGCGATGGGCGCAGAGGCGGAAGTCCTTCGCAGCCATGGCTTCAATGAGTTCGACCATGTGGCTGTATTAGCCAAAGTGTTGCCTGAACTGGCGCAGCGGGATGCGGATGCTGCGGCCTTTGTGAGCGGAAAGATCGACCGTCGGCGCAGCTTTCAGAAAGTGTTTGAAAAGGTGATTGCCGCCTGGCTGGAAAAAGACTCATGGGAGGACATGGATTCCTGGTCGACATTCAGCGATAGAGCTGCTCAGACATTTGAAGCCACACTGGAGGAAGTCGGCGGCGGCCGCAATATCGCCATCGTGACTTCTGGCGGCGTCATTACCGCGATACTGCAGAAAGTGCTTGGCCTGTCTTCAGCTGCGGCGTTCAGCATGAACTGGTCTATTGTGAACGCCTCCATCACCAAAATCATGTATAGCGGCGGCGGGCGTCGCTCGCTGGCTTATTTCAATAATTACAGTTATTTGCAGTGCGGCAGGGATCGCAGTTATGTCACCTGGCGCTGA
- a CDS encoding phosphotransferase family protein, giving the protein MTFADSAGAVRAGEELNAAAIDAFLKQHLSGLSGELRIQQFPGGASNLTYLLQYPGQEFVLRRPPFGRKAKSAHDMGREYKVMQGLRGIYPYVPAMVAFCEDENVIGGEFYVMERLKGVILRGDPPAGMPFSEADQRALCHNMVDRLAELHQADWESTPLKALLKEGDYVERQIDGWCDRYRRARTEDAPDFEEVMAWLQQQKPKQIRQCLVHNDYRFDNLVLDADNLMNIIGVLDWEMATIGDPLMDLGNSLAYWVQRDDPAPLHMLRRQPTHLPGMMSRAEIVDYYLQRANLSIPSFDFYEVYGMFRLVVIIQQIYYRFHHGQTQDKRFASFIQAVKYLDGYLRDKIHASSLS; this is encoded by the coding sequence ATGACATTTGCTGACAGCGCGGGTGCGGTTCGCGCAGGTGAAGAACTCAACGCAGCGGCGATAGACGCTTTTCTCAAGCAGCATCTGTCGGGACTGTCTGGCGAACTGCGGATTCAGCAGTTTCCCGGCGGCGCCTCCAATCTGACTTATTTGCTGCAATATCCCGGTCAGGAATTTGTTTTGCGCCGCCCGCCCTTTGGGCGCAAGGCGAAATCCGCTCATGATATGGGACGCGAATACAAAGTGATGCAGGGTTTGCGGGGGATATACCCCTATGTGCCTGCGATGGTGGCGTTTTGTGAGGATGAGAATGTTATCGGCGGCGAATTCTACGTCATGGAGCGTCTCAAGGGTGTCATCCTGCGTGGCGATCCGCCAGCGGGAATGCCGTTCAGTGAAGCGGATCAGCGCGCACTGTGCCATAACATGGTGGATCGACTGGCTGAGCTGCATCAGGCGGACTGGGAGAGCACGCCCCTGAAAGCGTTATTGAAGGAAGGCGACTACGTCGAGAGGCAGATTGATGGCTGGTGTGATCGCTATCGACGCGCCAGGACGGAGGACGCGCCGGACTTCGAAGAAGTGATGGCCTGGTTGCAGCAGCAAAAGCCGAAGCAGATACGACAATGCCTGGTGCATAACGACTATCGCTTTGACAATCTGGTTTTGGACGCCGATAACCTGATGAACATTATCGGCGTGCTGGACTGGGAAATGGCCACCATTGGCGATCCGTTGATGGACTTGGGCAATAGTCTGGCGTACTGGGTGCAACGGGATGACCCGGCCCCCTTGCATATGCTGCGGCGTCAACCCACGCACTTGCCGGGGATGATGAGTCGTGCGGAAATTGTCGACTATTACCTGCAGCGAGCCAATCTGAGTATTCCCAGCTTTGATTTTTATGAGGTGTACGGCATGTTCCGATTGGTCGTCATCATTCAGCAGATCTATTACCGCTTCCACCATGGCCAGACGCAGGACAAACGTTTCGCCAGCTTTATTCAGGCAGTGAAATATCTGGACGGCTATCTAAGGGACAAAATCCATGCGTCCTCTTTGTCCTGA
- a CDS encoding SDR family oxidoreductase: MHRFPEKRVAITGAASGLGLATARHFLSRGWRVAFADVQDDTGNAIVASLGLPENRAFYQHVDVTKVRDIQAWRRKIVELWGGLDILVNNAGVAAHGGIDEAPLEDWEWVIDIDLMGVVRGCKEFAPLFKRQRSGQIVNIASMAGLVHAPEMGSYNAAKAGVVALCETLVGELSPFGVGVNVVCPGFFSTGLASTARSPNPKLKETMEKLFAGSKLSAADVAERLYDGVEKQHFYILPHANYRLLWWLKRYAPAVYLRSMKTLGRRLLAKRQDNDESVETTEKGRAVG; encoded by the coding sequence ATGCATCGATTTCCAGAAAAGCGCGTTGCGATAACCGGCGCCGCCAGTGGATTGGGACTGGCCACTGCACGGCATTTTCTCAGCCGGGGTTGGCGGGTGGCGTTTGCGGACGTGCAGGACGACACCGGAAACGCCATCGTTGCGTCGCTGGGTTTGCCAGAAAACCGCGCCTTTTATCAACATGTAGACGTCACCAAGGTGCGGGATATTCAAGCGTGGCGACGCAAAATTGTAGAGCTGTGGGGCGGCCTGGATATTCTGGTCAATAACGCCGGCGTAGCCGCCCATGGCGGAATTGACGAAGCGCCGCTGGAAGACTGGGAATGGGTGATCGATATTGACCTCATGGGCGTGGTGCGTGGCTGCAAAGAATTCGCGCCGTTGTTCAAACGGCAGCGCTCCGGCCAAATCGTTAATATCGCCTCCATGGCGGGGCTGGTGCATGCCCCGGAAATGGGCTCGTATAACGCCGCCAAAGCTGGCGTCGTGGCGCTTTGTGAAACCCTGGTTGGCGAGTTGTCGCCCTTTGGCGTTGGCGTCAATGTCGTCTGTCCTGGCTTTTTCTCGACCGGACTGGCGAGTACGGCGCGCTCTCCGAATCCGAAACTCAAAGAGACCATGGAAAAGCTGTTCGCAGGCTCCAAGCTGAGCGCGGCGGATGTGGCGGAACGTTTGTATGACGGTGTGGAGAAGCAGCATTTCTACATCTTGCCTCACGCCAATTACCGGCTGTTGTGGTGGTTAAAAAGATACGCGCCCGCAGTCTACCTGCGCAGCATGAAGACCCTGGGACGTCGCCTTTTGGCGAAGCGACAGGACAATGATGAGAGCGTGGAAACGACGGAAAAGGGGCGAGCAGTAGGATGA
- a CDS encoding acyl-CoA dehydrogenase family protein: MEFDHSPRAADYIQRVRDFIRDRVLPAEREYYAHLAEPGQTWTQPPIMETLKAEAKREGLWNLFLPEEEYGPGLSTLEYAPLAEEMGWSFIAPEVFNCNAPDTGNMEVLARYGSREQQDAWLKPLLAGEIRSAFAMTEKDIASSDATNMQATIVVEGDEVVVNGRKWWTSNAGHPRCEFFIFMGVTDPEADRHQRHSMVIVPRNTPGVKVKRMLPVFGQLDEPYGHGEVHFENARVPLGNVIAGPGRGFEIAQGRLGPGRIHHCMRAIGAAERALQLMCERSLSRVAFGKPLAKLGGNADIIANARMDIEMARLLTLQAAYKIDKYGVFAAMSEISQIKVVAPSLCQRIVDQAIQMHGGAGVSDDFPLTALFGYARVLRLADGPDEVHRALIAKYELKKYQR, from the coding sequence ATGGAATTCGATCATTCACCGCGCGCCGCGGACTACATTCAGCGAGTTCGCGACTTTATCCGCGACCGGGTCTTGCCTGCAGAGAGAGAGTATTACGCTCATCTGGCGGAGCCAGGACAGACCTGGACCCAACCGCCGATTATGGAAACCTTAAAAGCGGAAGCGAAACGGGAAGGCTTGTGGAACCTGTTTCTACCGGAAGAGGAATACGGCCCTGGACTCAGCACGCTGGAGTATGCGCCGTTGGCCGAGGAAATGGGGTGGTCGTTTATTGCGCCTGAAGTCTTCAACTGCAACGCGCCGGATACCGGCAACATGGAGGTATTGGCGCGCTATGGTTCCCGCGAGCAGCAGGACGCCTGGCTGAAGCCTCTGCTGGCGGGAGAGATTCGCTCCGCGTTCGCCATGACGGAAAAGGATATCGCTTCTTCCGATGCCACCAATATGCAGGCGACTATTGTTGTTGAAGGGGATGAGGTGGTGGTGAATGGCCGCAAATGGTGGACTTCCAACGCCGGCCATCCCCGTTGTGAGTTTTTTATCTTTATGGGCGTTACTGACCCCGAGGCCGACCGTCACCAACGTCACTCGATGGTCATCGTGCCTCGCAATACGCCGGGTGTGAAGGTGAAGCGCATGCTGCCGGTATTTGGTCAGTTAGATGAACCATACGGTCATGGCGAAGTCCATTTCGAAAATGCGCGCGTCCCCTTAGGCAATGTCATCGCTGGTCCCGGACGAGGGTTTGAAATCGCCCAGGGTCGGTTGGGGCCGGGTCGCATTCACCACTGCATGCGGGCTATTGGCGCAGCGGAGAGGGCGTTACAACTTATGTGTGAGCGGTCATTGAGCCGCGTCGCTTTCGGTAAGCCTCTGGCGAAGCTGGGAGGGAACGCAGACATTATCGCCAACGCGCGTATGGATATTGAAATGGCCCGCCTGCTGACGCTGCAGGCTGCGTATAAAATTGATAAATACGGGGTGTTTGCGGCGATGAGCGAGATCTCGCAAATCAAGGTTGTCGCGCCGAGTTTGTGTCAGCGTATTGTCGATCAGGCGATTCAGATGCACGGCGGCGCCGGCGTCTCAGACGACTTTCCACTGACGGCGCTGTTTGGGTATGCGCGAGTGCTGCGTTTGGCGGACGGGCCTGACGAAGTGCATCGGGCTTTGATTGCCAAATACGAACTTAAGAAATACCAACGATAG